Genomic DNA from Gilliamella sp. ESL0441:
TCCACCAGCACCTGATGCCCGATAGACATCAATACGAAGATCGGCAGGATTGATATCGATATCAATATTATCATCAATTTCTGGATAGACAAAAACAGAAGCAAATGATGTATGACGGCGATTACCCGAATCAAAAGGACTTTTTCGTACTAAACGGTGGACGCCTGTTTCGGTACGTAACCAACCGTAAGCATAGTCGCCCGATACTTTAATGGTCGCCGATTTAATTCCTGCAACATCGCCATCAGATACTTCCATGACTTCTGTTGTAAAGCCTTTAGATTCTGCCCAGCGTAAATACATTCGCAGTAACATTTCAGCCCAATCTTGTGCTTCAGTCCCCCCAGAACCTGACTGAATATCTAAATAACAATCTGCGCTATCGTAATCGCCTGAAAACATTCGACGAAACTCTAGCCCAGCCAGTTTTTTTTCTAACTGTTCAAGCTCTAGATTTGCTTCATCAAACGTATCTTGGTCGTCGGCTTCAATGGCAAGTTCAAGCAATCCTTCAACATCGTCAAGGCCTTGAGTTAAAGAATCTATTGTATTGATGATTTCATCAAGCGTTACCCGCTCTTTGCCTAACGCTTGTGCTTTTTCGGGATCTGCCCAGACTTTAGATTGTTCTAATTCAGCATTAACTTCTTCAAGTCGCTCTTTTTTTAAATCATAGTCAAAGATACCCCCGAATCACATCAGTGCGCTCGGTAAGTTCGGCTATTTTGGATTTTATCGGATTAATTTCAAACATGTATTATTTAGTTCGGTTTTGCGATTTTCAATTAATCGCCCATTGTAGCGGATTTAAGTATAATTTAGCAATTGCCAATTTGCAGATACGATGATTGGTAATTAATACCAATAAATAAAAAT
This window encodes:
- the prfB gene encoding peptide chain release factor 2 (programmed frameshift) gives rise to the protein MFEINPIKSKIAELTERTDVIRGYLDYDLKKERLEEVNAELEQSKVWADPEKAQALGKERVTLDEIINTIDSLTQGLDDVEGLLELAIEADDQDTFDEANLELEQLEKKLAGLEFRRMFSGDYDSADCYLDIQSGSGGTEAQDWAEMLLRMYLRWAESKGFTTEVMEVSDGDVAGIKSATIKVSGDYAYGWLRTETGVHRLVRKSPFDSGNRRHTSFASVFVYPEIDDNIDIDINPADLRIDVYRASGAGGQHVNKTESAVRITHIPTGIVTQCQNNRSQHSNKDQAMKQLKAKLYELEMQKKNAEKQQMEENKSDIGWGSQIRSYVLDDSRIKDLRTGVETRNTQAVLDGDLDQFIEESLKAGL